The window GACTGCCTTCCAATACAGGAAGAGACGAATAAACCGTACGCCTCCAAGCGACCCGGATATATGCATGCGTGCGGACACGATGGTCACACTACCTGCCTGGTTGGTTCCGCACTCGTATTGGCAAAAAACCAGGATGAATTAGAAGGGCCGGTAAAATTTATCTTTCAACCCTCCGAGGAATTCGATGCCGGAGCACAGCTAATGTGCCGGGAAGGAGCACTGGAAGATCCGAAGGTGGATGCGATATTCGGACTCCACTGTTACTCGGGAAGAGGGCTTCAGCTTGGAGAAGTCGCCGTTTGTAAAGGGTCGGCAATGGCAGGAAGCGGGAATTTTAAAATTACCGTTCATGGGAAAGGAGGACATGCAGCATATCCTCATATTTGTATTGATCCTATCTATGTCGGTATGCAAATAGGCAATGCCCTCCAATCCATTGTGTCCCGATCAACAAATTCACTCAAAAGTTCAGTCGTAACCGTGGCAAAATTTCATGCCGGCACAGCAACAAACATCATTCCCAATCAAGCTGTCATGGAAGGGACATTTCGCGCTCTTTCACCCAGGGTGCTTAAAAAAACCGCTGAACAGATCAAAGAGTTATCAAAGCAGACTGCCAAAGCATTTGGAGCAGATGCCACCGTCACAATCGAAGAAGGTTATCCTGTCCTTGTAAACCATAAGGAAAGTACAGCCATTTTTGAGAAAATTTCACAGGATATTATAGGGGAAAAGCTGGTAAAGGCAAACCATCCCCCACTGATGGGTTGTGAAGATTTTGCCTATTATACCGAGCAGATTCCTGGAACATTCTGGTTTCTCGGCATTAGACCTCCGGAAGCTACAGACTATCCGCGTAATCATCACGCGAAGTTTGATTTTAACGATGACGCGCTCACTATCGGAATAGAGATGCACTGCGAGATCGCG is drawn from Syntrophales bacterium and contains these coding sequences:
- a CDS encoding M20 family metallopeptidase, which translates into the protein MEKRKVKQLIEQIIPSMIELRQDIHSNPEPGFKEFETAGKVLQKLEEIPDIHIRKNIAGTGIVATLGRNKTGPCVALRADMDCLPIQEETNKPYASKRPGYMHACGHDGHTTCLVGSALVLAKNQDELEGPVKFIFQPSEEFDAGAQLMCREGALEDPKVDAIFGLHCYSGRGLQLGEVAVCKGSAMAGSGNFKITVHGKGGHAAYPHICIDPIYVGMQIGNALQSIVSRSTNSLKSSVVTVAKFHAGTATNIIPNQAVMEGTFRALSPRVLKKTAEQIKELSKQTAKAFGADATVTIEEGYPVLVNHKESTAIFEKISQDIIGEKLVKANHPPLMGCEDFAYYTEQIPGTFWFLGIRPPEATDYPRNHHAKFDFNDDALTIGIEMHCEIARRFASLWGK